From one Esox lucius isolate fEsoLuc1 chromosome 11, fEsoLuc1.pri, whole genome shotgun sequence genomic stretch:
- the LOC105013129 gene encoding uncharacterized protein LOC105013129 isoform X3, with the protein MNNEGEFHNMSLTIKHLTTEDSGVYWCEECNQPVEPLWMDRYMTLILVSAGTAGIVLLLSLVILFTWVIPRLKAQHTTNEQTGLVYENVKMSMKM; encoded by the exons ATGAATAACGAGGGAGAATTCCACAATATGTCTCTGACCATCAAACACCTGACCACAGAGGACTCTGGGGTATACTGGT GTGAGGAGTGTAACCAGCCTGTTGAGCCCTTGTGGATGGACAGGTACATGACTCTAATCCTGGTCTCAGCTGGCACCGCTGGCATTGTTCTCCTCCTCAGTCTGGTCATCCTCTTCACCTGGGTCATCCCCAGG CTAAAGGCACAGCATACAACAAACGAACAAACAGGACTTGTCTacgaaaatgtgaaaatgtctaTGAAGATGTGA
- the LOC109616347 gene encoding uncharacterized protein LOC109616347 isoform X2, whose product MMSALYLCYAIFLCLLFSTLANEVSGGLLVRKQEGDNITIHCSTSQTDRESITLFRRFTKETEVFNLYKETKKVTLQDEFKSRMYNEGEFHNMSLTIKHLTTEDSGVYWCEECNQPVEPLWMDRYMTLILVSAGTVGIVLLLSLVILFTWIIPRLKSWRATMGPTPVRTNDVYEDMHNFRRI is encoded by the exons ATGATGTCGGCTCTCTATCTGTGTTATGCAATCTTTCTCTGCCTGCTTTTCAGCACACTGGCTAATGAAG TGAGCGGAGGCCTATTGGTCCGAAAGCAGGAGGGAGACAACATCACCATCCACTGCAGCACCtctcaaacagacagagaaagcatCACTCTGTTCAGGCGCTTTACTAAAGAGACAGAAGTCTTCAACCTTTACAAGGAAACTAAAAAAGTCACTCTTCAAGATGAATTCAAATCCAGAATGTATAACGAGGGAGAATTCCACAATATGTCTCTGACCATCAAACACCTGACCACAGAGGACTCTGGGGTATACTGGT GTGAGGAGTGTAACCAGCCTGTTGAGCCCTTGTGGATGGACAGGTACATGACTCTAATCCTGGTCTCAGCTGGCACCGTTGGCATTGTTCTCCTCCTCAGTCTGGTCATCCTTTTCACCTGGATCATCCCCAGG CTAAAGTCATGGCGTGCAACGATGGGACCAACACCAGTCAGGACTAATGATGTCTATGAAGACATGCACAACTTCAGACGTATTTGA
- the LOC109616347 gene encoding uncharacterized protein LOC109616347 isoform X1, with protein MMSALYLCYAIFLCLLFSTLANEVSGGLLVRKQEGDNITIHCSTSQTDRESITLFRRFTKETEVFNLYKETKKVTLQDEFKSRMYNEGEFHNMSLTIKHLTTEDSGVYWCTYIRFNKANIEAESVLLVVTGEECNQPVEPLWMDRYMTLILVSAGTVGIVLLLSLVILFTWIIPRLKSWRATMGPTPVRTNDVYEDMHNFRRI; from the exons ATGATGTCGGCTCTCTATCTGTGTTATGCAATCTTTCTCTGCCTGCTTTTCAGCACACTGGCTAATGAAG TGAGCGGAGGCCTATTGGTCCGAAAGCAGGAGGGAGACAACATCACCATCCACTGCAGCACCtctcaaacagacagagaaagcatCACTCTGTTCAGGCGCTTTACTAAAGAGACAGAAGTCTTCAACCTTTACAAGGAAACTAAAAAAGTCACTCTTCAAGATGAATTCAAATCCAGAATGTATAACGAGGGAGAATTCCACAATATGTCTCTGACCATCAAACACCTGACCACAGAGGACTCTGGGGTATACTGGTGTACGTACATTCGTTTTAATAAAGCAAACATTGAGGCTGAAAGTGTTCTTCTGGTTGTCACTG GTGAGGAGTGTAACCAGCCTGTTGAGCCCTTGTGGATGGACAGGTACATGACTCTAATCCTGGTCTCAGCTGGCACCGTTGGCATTGTTCTCCTCCTCAGTCTGGTCATCCTTTTCACCTGGATCATCCCCAGG CTAAAGTCATGGCGTGCAACGATGGGACCAACACCAGTCAGGACTAATGATGTCTATGAAGACATGCACAACTTCAGACGTATTTGA